Within Eremothecium cymbalariae DBVPG#7215 chromosome 3, complete sequence, the genomic segment CTATGGATACTGTGAACACGGAGAAGATAAATGAATCTTTAATGCATCTATCGCCAATAGAACAGAATTTAGATCTTCGAGACTTCATATATGTATCACCGACTGATCTGACTTTTTTGAACCTATTAACGTTTGATACCCAAGCCAATAAGAGGCCTGCATCATTTGTTTCTGGAACACctttaattaatttatttCAGCTCTCTTGGAGAAACTCAAGCTGGATTGAGCTGTATGATACCTTGAAAACTTATGATCCAATACAAATCCTGTGCAATAATAGAACTCCGGTTGATGCTACGTCAATATCACTTGATAATCCTCAATTATTGAACTTTGTTTGGACAATGACTAGAGTAACATTGGGCTGTGGaaattttataattttccCGCAAGAACGTTTCGATAGGTTAGTTGAACTGTACCTGAATCTCGCTGAGAAACATCCTGTTGTTGAGCAAGCGATAATGTATGATGTAGCCCTGCTTATgaaagatatttatttcaagaaCGATTTTAAGGATTATTCACACATATGGGACCGTTATGTTAGGATGCCAAGCTTAAAGCCATGTTTGGATACTTTGCAACACCGAATTAATAAAACGACGGAGTTTTCTGAGCTGGTTGCCCTTGCTTTTACAGTCGTTTTATTGTTTGCAGCCAATAGTACATATCGCAATGCAGAGTGGAGAACACATCTGAAGGGTAGTTGGCATATGTTACAATCTGCTGTGGAATTTATACCGACGCACACTATCACCTTTTCCGACCAAAATTGTATTGATCTGTATGAACTTCTAAAGGACTGGTTCTGTCATGCAGAAATATTGGCCTGCATCACTTCCGATAACGGTGGTTCAATCATGACGACGTCAGAATTACATAACCTACTTTCAAATGCTCCTTACTCGAGACATAACGTCCTAGGTGGCAATTATGACTTAATCAGAGGATATTTGACTGCTTTGTTTCCAATCTTCACTAGAATAACTCTAAAGCTGCTGGATCTAAAGTCGCGCGGTGTGCTGCTTCATGGAACGAACATAGTAAGGTTTCTCCTGGTTGACCgtaatgaagaaattgcATTGGAACTAAGGGAGTTCGGTCTGTCACTGTTGCACGAATTGCAAATGTCTAAGATCAATGACCAAGAGTTACGAGAAGTTGTGAGTGATGTCTCAGATCTTCGCTTGCAATTCTCCATGAAAAATTCTGCAAAAGTATACTACATGGCACTAGAGCTATATCTCAAGGTATTTTTCGTTCGCATACCGTTAAACTCCATCGAACTAGTTGATTCGTTAGAACAAGTGTTAGAAACTTTGTACGCCATGCCCTATTACACCACTACAAGTGTGGCTTGTCATTGGGGCATTTACCTAAGTGGTTTGGTTTCCGCGCTAATCGGCCAAAAAAACATACACACGCATTTTATAGATATTCTGTCGAAGCTGGCCTCAAATGGGATGATCGTTGCTGCAAATTCGATCACTAGGTTAACTTATATCTCACGGGCTCTAGATACCAATAACTACAAAGCACTTGTTAATCCATCACATGATTATATCGTTTATTGACTATCCTATATATCCTGTATATGAATAACGGATTCCTCACCTTATGCTATATCGCGTTTATATCTTTTGCTGTAATACTCTGGTACTTTAGGAACTCATCATGAATCCATAAATGATATCCTTTTCGGACATAACCAACGTAATAAAAGTGCCCATCGGAATTGAAAATCGGCGCCGCTGACCATTTCATTTCTACAATATGAACCACACTACTAATGATGGttttccaaaattccaaatatacTTAGAAATTCTGGACCAATTTCAAGAAAGGTTACACTAAAAGCTCTGATAGCTACATAAATTACTTAAAGTCCCTCATTCTTAACAGTCCATCATGATTGGCACGCTCCGTCGGAGAAATTCCTGCGCAATTTTTCCTAACACTTATAAACAAGGGACTTGACTTTTTATAGTATCTAAATAACGCTTAAATGGTTACAGGccaaattccaagaaactGCTAGGCAACTGCTTATAACTATGCACAGATCCAATAATCATAGATTAATGATGTAATAATCCGCTGTTATAAGTGTTTCTGAATTCCGAAGACCGCGATAGATGCCTTGTTGGGAAAAACTTCCACTacgaggaagaagaaatcagGGCACATTTATATACGCAAACCATGACACTTAACTACATGTTATAAAAGTGATAACAAACACAAAAAGTGTGTTATGGCACATCATATAAGTTTACAATAAAAGTTTACTGCATAATGACATCTAATAGGAAGTTGCGCGTTGGTGTTGATGTTGGAGGGACGAATTCTGACCTTGTAGTGGTTGACCCATACAGACTACATGAGCCGGACAGAGGTATTTTAGCATGGCATAAGTCGGTTACTACTGAGGATATTTCAGAAGGTATTGAAAAAGCAATGAGGACTGTACTAGACACCCCCCTTAATGATATTAAGAAGGAAGATATTGTGTCCTTGACAATTGGAACCACACACTTTATAAATGCAGTTATAGAAAGGGATACGTCTAGGCTAGAAAAGGTTGCGGTTTTGAGGCTTTGTGGACCTTATGCGGAAAGTCTTCCTCCTTTTGGTGATTTCCCTGATGATTTAGAAGAGATAATCAATGGTTATATTGCAAATGTTGATGGTGGGTCACAAGTTGATGGTGCTGATATTCGACCATTAGACGAAGAAGGAATTAGACGGCATTGCATGGAAATAAAGAAACTTGGGATTCATGCGGTAGCTGTAGTAGCgactttttcaaatctcAATAATACTCATGAATTGAGAGCGgaaaaaattataaagGAAGAAATACCGGGTATCGAAGTGGTATTGTCTCATACGATTTCCAGCATTGGCTTTGTTGAAAGGGAAAATGCCGCAATTTTAAATGCATCTATTAGGCGTTTTGGCCGTAAAATTATTTCTTCCTTTGTCCGGGCTACAAGGAAGATAGGTTTGAATTGTTCCGTGTTGCTTTCTCAGAACGATGGTACTGTTTTGTCAGCTAAGGACGCCTTAGAAGCCACTATACGTACCTTTTGTTCAGGGGCGACTAATTCGATGAAAGGAGCTGCAATTCTATGTTCAGGAGACCCAGAAGTACGTAATCATGATGTGATAGTTTGCGATATTGGCGGTACGACTACAGATGTAGGCCAACTACTTTCATCAGGGTTTCCAAGAGAATCGGCAACTTATTCATATGTTGGAGGCGTAAAGATGAATTTCTCGATGCCACATGTTTTAAGTGTTGGGTTAGGTGGAGGTTCTATTGTTAGATATGACAATAATAGTGTGACGGTCGGGCCTGATTCAACAGGTGCGGATATTGTTACTGACTCCATTTTATTTGGAGGGAATGTTACTACTGCTTCTGATCTCGCTGTTGCATGCATAGTTGATTCAGATGGTGTTGAAGCACTTGGAAATTCTTACAATATGGGAGATCCGTTGGCTGTTCAAAATCGTTTTGATAGTAAGTCTAAGAAATTATTCCAGGATTTAATATCTCAGAAACTAGAGCTGGCGATTGATCGTATGAAAACATCTCCTGATCCAATTCCTGTGATATTTGTTGGAGGGGGTTCTTATCTCGCTCCACCTGTTATAAAGGGAGCTTCAAAGGTTATCAGGCCACCATTTTATCAAGTAGCGAACGCTATTGGTGCTGCATTAGCCGCAATTTCAGCAGACAGCCACGAAGTAAAAATACTAAAAGATGAGGTATCTgaaaaagaacaagcaATCAATAATTTGCTTGATAAAGCTAAAAGCACGGCTATTTCTAAGGGTGCACTTCCAGAATCTATCCGTGTGGCGAACGTCGTCTTTGAGGCTGTTCCATATGTCGATAACTTCTATTCACTTCAAGTCAAGGTGGTCGGTGAAGTCGATTATAGCAGGACATTAGACTTTACCCATACTGCTGTGGATATCTCTGAAGACTCTGTGATACCCAAAATACCTAGAAATGCAAAAGTGTCACGTGTGGAGACACGTTCGTTTGATTATGCAAGTTACAGGCCCAATGTCCATAACGGTGAGTGGATTTTATCAGAGCCTGATATCATATTTATTAGCATTGGTTCTTACATTCTTGGTTGCGGAGGTGGAGGAGATCCAAATTCAGAAGCTATTGAATTAAAGAgaataattaaaaatggTGGCATTATAAAGGTCCTAACTTTAGATGAATTTGACAAAAGAACAAATGGACAGGGGAGAGCCATCAACGTTGGATACTGCGGTTCGCCCGTGATATCTGGGGAACGCTTACATGCTAATGAGATTCTTGAAGCCGTCAAATTGATCGAGAGATGGGAAGCGAGAAAAACTGATGCAGTATTTATGTTTGAAATAGGGGGGTGTAATGGCTTGTCTGCATTATGGACTGCTTATAAGAGGCAGTTGCCTTGTATTGATTTAGACCTAATGGGAAGAGCTTATCCTACTCAATGGCAATCATTGCCTTCGGTTTACAACAATTTAAAAGGATATCCATTTCTAGCTTTGGCAGATGGTAATGGTATGTCCCTTATGTTGACTGATGCCATAGATGATGTTCAAATGGAGAACTTAGTTCGTGATGCAATGAATAACAACGGAGTGCAATGCGCTTTGGTGGGTCCATCTATGGGTATACAGCAAATGAGAGCAGAAACCGTTGCAAATCCATTATCGTTAGCTTGGAGAATAGGTAGAGCGGTAAAAATTGCTAACCTTAATAGTGATACGGATAATCTACCCTCCTACATCATTGAAGCTGCTGGGGGGGCTCTTTCTGCAAAGTGTCTATTCAGGGGTAAAATAATTAGTTTTGAACGTAAATTGGAACGAGGCTATGGGTATGGTGTTGTGGTATTAGAAACtttggatgatgaaaaatcaaaattccGAATTCCATTCAAAAACGAAAATATCGTAGTTTATAAGgttgaaaaagatggaACTGAGATTCCTATATGCTCTGTTCCTGATTTAATAACACTAATTGACCAAGATGGTAGTGCAGTAGGCACACAGGATTATAGATACGGGTTGTTGGTATGGGTTATGGCTTTTGCACCTTCTGATAAATGGCAGACTCCTAAGGGCATCGAATTAGGGGGTCCTTTGGGTTTTGGCAAAGCTTTTGAACACATTAAATACAACCCAATCGGTGAACATGTCCCAATAAGGACAGTTGCAGATGAATTCAATCAAACTCACACATAGCAGAAATATGACATTTTGGCTTTGACTTGTACAAGAGATTTCTATCAATTAGTTGCTAAACCACTGAATATCTTGCATTGCATTCTGATGGTTATTTCCTATTACGAAAACTACAAATTTCTGTCTCCCATATGGAAagttatataatatataaataatcatattcagaagaactttTACATAATTTCCCTTTAGCATTATGAGAAATGTATACCAACTTGATGAAAAGCGtacaataattttaaaaagtcaGTCTGATCACATTTGCCAGCTCTCTTTTCTCCCAAGCCAGTCTGTTCCAACACAGTTGTGATTTTTTGCCTTACGGCATCAGCCATGGAACCCTTTGTATCATCCGCAATAACATCGTTGGTGGATGCCAAAAAAGctttgtaatttttttctaaTATCTCTAAAACAGTTGTTGATTTAAATCCAGCAGCAATAGTCCTGTTTTTTctaacaaaaacaattctAAGTAAACCATCCCATTCATTAAAATCTACTTGTGGTCTTGGATTTTTTATCTCAATTCTAACAACACTTGATTCAACTTGAGGTGGTGGTCTGAAATTGTTCTTCCCGACTTTCATAATATGCATTACATTGGCCCACATTTGGACGTTGGCAGATAGCCTGCAATACAAGGAATCACCTGGCCTAGCCAGTAATCTCATAGCAAACTCTCGTTGAAACATCAGTATGGAAACCCTAGGCGGACGTGGCTGATTTATAAGCTTAAAAACGAGTGGAGACGAAATCTGATAAGGGGTATTACTAATGCATACATCAAAATAGGGTAGTTCAGTTTTCGTAAAATCACCTAATATAATTTccagttttttttctgcAGCAGTGCCATGAACTCTTTTAGTTAACTCAGCAGCCATTCTAGGATCAAACTCAACCGCAACCACCTTTCTGGCCTTTTCGAGAATACGAGTAGTTAAGTTACCTGTACCGGGACCAACTTCAAGGACAATATCTGAAGGTTTTATTTGCGCCTTGTCAACAATGCCTTGTGCAACCAATGGgttcttcaatatatgtTGTCCTAAATCTGTATTGAATTTAAAGACTGCATTTAGATGCTTTTCTGCAGCAACTTCCTTTCCATTGGAAGTGCCAGAATAGCTCTTCTTTGATGCTTTACCCATTAACAATCTGCTGTTCCTAATATATGTTATTCCCTAGATCACCCTATTACTTATACATTGCAAACgatgatgagatgatgCAGAAAGACTTCCGAAAATTTTTGTCTATATCGTTTCTTTTCATGAAGTgaaaaaatccaaaattaTCCCTCCTAAAATAAAGACGTTCgaaactttaaaatcattctttttttatcttaGCTAACATTCCTTAAAGCTGATTAACTGGATATTCTAATTTTGTAGTTTTAGTTACTTGCTGCAATTTGTTTCTATCTTCATGGATTGCAAACTCCAGTTTTCGCACGGCCTTCTTGTCTTCACAAATATCCTCTGTCGTCTGTGATCTAGTTTTACGACCCTTGCTTCTTTTCAGCGTATTGGTAGAGAAATACTGCTTTAAAACGTAATTTCTTGGTGGTGTAACAAAGCTGGGAAGTTTAGTAGGATGGCCAATGTGTAACGTaagttgttttttcttcatAGAGCCCTTGTACTGAATATACCCAGCATACTCATCGATACTCAGATCACCTAAAGCATGTCTATGCTTCTTTCTTATAGCCTTAGTGCTCCTTTTCGGACTTATATCTTGTTCTAAGTTTTCCTTAACACTCTCtgcatcattttcatcttgAATTCTTTCCTTGGCTATTAATACCTGGTTCATGAGCACTAATGTTCGTTCTTCCGGAGTCTCCTTGTGAAAGGTAAACTGGTTAACAGTTTTAAGTGGTGATCCTGAACTTTCTTTAATTGGACTTCGGCGTTGAGCCTCCAGCTCATGGCCTGTTTGTTTTGGTGACCCCTGACTGCTGCTCACTTTCTCCTTGCGCACACTACTTTTCGcattaatatttttctgTGTAAGTACACTCCTCTTCTTAATTGGCGATTGGTCGATCATTAACAACCACTATAAACCCTTATTCTGTCTATAAGTATCTGTTATTCCAACAAAATAAGACCCTAAATCCCTTGACTGAGTGATTAATATGTTGTATGTTAGGTATATTCACCATTAATATGttaattatatatgtatattatatgctTCCAAGTAAGTAAGCGTTTCCGAAAGATTTTAAAATCCCACGCGAAAAACAATATATGTTACCATTGACTTTCGCGAACCCGTGTTCGAACACCAAATGGTAATTGCTACAACGGTTGCTTCTCAAAGATTATATATTTGGCTCAGTAATGCTATAGttgtatttgatgaaaaggGTAGAAAATATGAACTTTTCTCCTGTCATACTGTATAGGGGGATATTCCTGTAGCCCTTCTTTAAGTAATTTAATCTTATGCAACATGTACCAAGGTTTAGATCACCATTTTTAACAGTAAATCTGATAAAATTGAAGCTTGTATTCTGGAGGACCGCGGTTATAGTTGTTTTCCATACAGGATTAAACCCAACATCCTTGCATGGCTTGGTCAAGCCTTGTGTAAATGTTGCAGTATGGCCATTTTGGTTCACTTTTATAGACCCTATTAGACCATCGCCGATTATGTCTGTAACGACGAAAGGTGCAAATGTAATCCCGGTATCCTTGTTGAtgctttttaattttggtAATAATTGTGCGGATATTATATCTATTGTAATACTAATTTTGGAAGTCGCGGattcatatatttttaaaaggtCCTTAGTCTTTGAAACTTGCTTTAGTAAATAATCCGGTTTGCGGACATATCCTGGGTGCCACGGAAACTCTTTATGGTCAAAACTTCCAAACATTGCTTGATTTACTTGCTGTCCAAGGTCATAAGTTTGCCAATTAGTTGCTACCATTTGGACACCAACTTTCCAGCATTTTATAGGATCAAAATTAGATGATTTGTATCGAAGTGCATGAGGATAAGTCCTCATTAAATGCCGTCGGTTATGTTTATCAATTGCTAATCTTTGGTTCTCATCTTTGCAAAGATTATCAAACTTTCTCTCGctcaaagaaaaacaatGAGTTGGGGTTTTAGATTCTGGGAGAGAAAAGTTGCGAAATTGTATTCCATGAACTGCtgaaagttttaaaattgCATCTATCACGCaaactttctttttggtGAAGCTTATGCCCGGTATGGGCTGTCTCCTTTTCCAGTAAGGACTTGAACTAAATGATGTGTCATATTCAGATTCACATGAACTTTTAGAGGATGCTGAATGACTTGGACTGTCCGAAGTTACTGTATCTAAGTTCCATTTCGGCTTTTTGCTTTTGAGAAGGATTTTATGTTTTAACTCCATGGGGCTAGGTAATGCACCAAAGGAATTGCCCATATATAATAGTGATCCCAATAGTTCTTCAAACAGCCTAGCTATTAGGAACTGACCTTCAGAGCGACAGTGGATTTCCAAAGAAAGAACTAAAGGATATGGGGAGGTAATAAAAGCATACTTTCTGATTACCTCAATAACGTTTCTTAGAGGAATGGATGATGTTAACTTACCATGGCATACCACGGGACCGTCATCTCCATCCCATATATCTATTTCCAAAGAACGACAACCTTTTTGTAGTGCCTGAATGTATCCTTCAACACTAGCCATACCCCCAACCTGATTTCCTAAAATATAAGTGTTATGGGACGAAgatataaaatattcatttaGGGGTCTTGTGTAATCCTCCTTGACTTCCTTAAGATATCGCTGAGAGGATAGAAATTTTAGAAGTAAATCTTCATCCATTATACCATCAATTGAGTACTTCTCAAAGATTTTTTCTGTCAAATGTCTGCTAATAGACTCCCCTTGTATGTCGATCAAAAAATTGtagaatttttcaaagtcaAGCACACTCCCAGGCTTAGATATGTCACGCCATATTTCAGTAATGTCATTTCGTCTTGTTAATAATTTGATGAATAGCTGAAAttctttcaaattcaataaaCCATTGCGATTAATGTCTGCAAGTTTAAAAAACCGTTCTAAATATGTTGGAgaacaatatatatgaaacTTGTGGCATAAATTCTTCACATCATCTAATGATAGCGTATCTTTGTCTTCGTCCTCTTTTTTGGCAGAGACGTTTGCCTGCCAATGAATATTTGCAAACTGCTCATTACTTGGCACAGATATACTTTCCATCAGCTCCTGTCTCTGCCTCACTAGACCCTTTACAATCATGTAAAACTTAGTGCATTCCTTTACTGTCCGAGCAATCAAATGCAACGTTTTCAGCttatttggaaaatctAAGTAGATTATTGTTATCCATCTTTCTGCGAACGAGTCTGAAATACCATAACCCTCTCGATAATTGGCTGCCGATTCTCCTACACGAATATCCTGTATCATATCCAACTCTAAgcttttcttgtttttccaCACAATAAACCCATCCTTGATGACAAACTTGTATTGCactctttttttccttGAAACTTTCGTTAGATCCATTTCTATTATTGAACCCATGGGAAACAACCGATTTGGGCTTGTCGGAACTAATGCATCCTCATTTGCAGTATCACAAGCACTGCTGTCTTTATTTGACCGATATGATTGCGCATAGGTCAACGGTCCTACATCGCCCTCCCGCTTATAATTTACCTTGACTCCTGAAACAAGAGCCATAGTCTTTCTTATTATACCTTTAACGCCACTCGAAATCGGTTCATATGATGAACTCTCGTAACTGGAAACTGAGGTGATGTGATGTTGGTCCTCCATATGCGAAAGAACCCCTACTGGAGTTCTACTTTTCCGCACAAATACATTCGAGCGTTGCTCATCATCCATATTTTGCCCTCTTATATCTAAAAGAGGCAAGTCTTCCACCTTCATCCTAGCTCTCGTACTCTCTTGCTCGATCCATAATCCGATTTACtataaatattaaaatcaaatattGTTTTAATCCAATAAGTGGTCATTAAATACGTTGCATCTTAGTGGAATGAAAAAGATCGGAAAGTGGTGTGGGTGCcttcaatttgaaatatccatGATCATAAGTGGCTTTATTAGAGAATTGGAGGTGTGTTAGAGATGCTAAATTATGTGTATTTGTGACATTAATATTGGTGTATATCATAGGGATCCTTGAATTCCTACTCGCgtaatatttgaatttttcTTGCTCAACCTGTTCTATATAGTTTTCATTTTTGGGTCCGAGATTTTCACCATTATAAGATGGGCCAATTGCTGAAGTAGAAGTTGAGAGGTTGGTTTGGGGGAGAAACGTTGTGGGCTTAAACTTGGTATCCCCATGAAAGTCAACAGTTGATGGTGAAGTAGTATTTGAGTTTTcaactgttgttgctgagTGCTGAGTAGTCGTGGCAATCGATTCCTCACTTTGTGCATATTCTTGATCTACTTCCAGAACACTCCTTGAAGGACTCTGTAATATCTCTGCAATGTCGATCAGAAGTTGCGTATCGATGACGGGTGTAATGGAGGGGCCATTCGCAGACGTCGATCTAGGGCGTACTTTTCTAGGAGATAATGTTCTCTTTTTCCCGTCTTGGGTCTGCTCATCTTTTATTCTAAAGTCATCGGTGGGAACACTAGAGTGGATTGAAGGTATGATTTTGGCGGATTCTAATTCAATGGAATCTTTTCTATTGGTGGAAGTCATAGTACTTTCATTGTCCTTGGGTGCAGGATTCTTAGATTCCAAATTTTGGGTTTTCGATTGTAACTCTTGAGCTTGAGATGATTTCCTCTTGTGGACAGTATTGAAAACGCtcttttcatcatcatctgaagATGTCAATATCGGttttatattcattttctttaataatagAGCGCCAACACTTCTTCTCTTGGATCTATCAAAATGCAAAGTTTTGTGCGTTCCATCACTATTGTCTTCGGATATACTCATATCGCTCATTCGCTTTGTAAGTACCTCAATCGGATCACTGTCAGATTTCTTGGGAAGAATTGGGTCGACCTTATCTTTCAAAGCTAGCCACTTGTCGGCTAGATCATTTGTAACCTCTGCGACTGTGGAGTTTAGTATTGATGCATCAATAGCTTGGTAAATTACATCAAATGTCTTCGAGATAGTTTCGCTCTTTTGTGCCACTTGTTGAAGGATGATATCCCTCGTATCAACTGAGATACTAGTGTTGGACAAATCATCGAGCAGGTCAGTAACATCTGTAATAATTGATAACAATTCAGCATTCAGATTTTTGAACAGCACATCCCAACGCTTGTCAATAATATTCGCTTTAAGATTCATTAACTGAGCATAAAAGTAGTCGTATTTTTCTAATatgttattatatttatgatTCAATAACCGCATTAGGTAATCCAAGTTTATAATATCCCTATTTTTAAACACCTCTATTCGACCTTTTAATATTTCCTTTAAAGATGTTTCTATGGGTTCAATAGTATCATATAATCTGCAGTAATCTTCATAAATCTGCCTTTCCAATTCAGAAAATGTGGGCATCTGAATACGTTGGTTGTTAGACGACAGGGAGATCAAAGGGATTAACTGGTCTAAAGTAAAACATGGAGGGTGTCTTACTGGTGATGCAAAACattctttttgaagatcGAGACATTTTCTCAAGTTAGATTCGATTTCCTCCGTTAAAGAGTTCATATGA encodes:
- the KAR9 gene encoding Kar9p (similar to Ashbya gossypii ACR023W), which encodes MTNSSNSVYAPLITTLGPGADSLEDIMLRLGNTDLTAQQIKTELSRLINLLKDLSVSLKATFCNAILVSHMPQYFDWIQDGRTLFYPLYRCFSNVEPMMLKLLDILERIQDEKVDKDLVKIFDCIDEVSNLVENLAPAFQSIKNLFDTALEFNEIFKDHMNSLTEEIESNLRKCLDLQKECFASPVRHPPCFTLDQLIPLISLSSNNQRIQMPTFSELERQIYEDYCRLYDTIEPIETSLKEILKGRIEVFKNRDIINLDYLMRLLNHKYNNILEKYDYFYAQLMNLKANIIDKRWDVLFKNLNAELLSIITDVTDLLDDLSNTSISVDTRDIILQQVAQKSETISKTFDVIYQAIDASILNSTVAEVTNDLADKWLALKDKVDPILPKKSDSDPIEVLTKRMSDMSISEDNSDGTHKTLHFDRSKRRSVGALLLKKMNIKPILTSSDDDEKSVFNTVHKRKSSQAQELQSKTQNLESKNPAPKDNESTMTSTNRKDSIELESAKIIPSIHSSVPTDDFRIKDEQTQDGKKRTLSPRKVRPRSTSANGPSITPVIDTQLLIDIAEILQSPSRSVLEVDQEYAQSEESIATTTQHSATTVENSNTTSPSTVDFHGDTKFKPTTFLPQTNLSTSTSAIGPSYNGENLGPKNENYIEQVEQEKFKYYASRNSRIPMIYTNINVTNTHNLASLTHLQFSNKATYDHGYFKLKAPTPLSDLFHSTKMQRI